The following DNA comes from Marichromatium purpuratum 984.
TCGCGCGACTGGCACGGTAGGCGCGGTTGGTGTCGCGGGTCCAGACCCCGGCGCCGAGCCCGAACTCGGTGTCGTTGGCGATAGCGATGGCCTCGGCCTCGTCGCGGAAGGTGGTCACGCCGACCACCGGGCCGAAGATCTCCTCCTGGAAGACCTTCATGTCGTTGCGTCCCTTGAGCAGGGTCGGCTGCACGTAGTAGCCGGTGCTCAGACAGCCCTCGAGGCACTCGGCACCGCCGCCGATCAACACCTCGGCGCCCTCCTCGCGACCGATATCAAGATAGGACATGATGCGCTCGAACTGCTCCTGCGAGGCCTGGGCGCCGACCTGGGTGTCGGTGTCGAGCGGGTTGCCGCGCTTGATACGCGCCGCGCGCTCGATCACCCGGCCGATGAAGTCCTCGTAGATGTCCTCCTGGATCAGCGCCCGCGACGGACAGGTGCAGACCTCGCCCTGGTTGAAGAAGGCCAGCACCAGCCCCTCGACGCACTTGTCGAGATAGTCGTCCTCGTGACGGAGGATGTCGCTGAAATAGATGTTGGGCGACTTGCCGCCGAGTTCGACGGTCGAGGGGATGAGCTTGTCGGCGGCACAGCGCAGGATGTGCTGGCCGACCGGAGTCGAGCCGGTGAAGGCGATCTTGGCGATGCGCTCGCTGGTGGCCAGCGCCTGCCCGGCCTCCTCGCCGAGGCCGTTGACGACGTTGATCACGCCGGGCGGCAGCAGGTCGGCGATCAGCTCCATGAAGAGCATGATCGAGGCCGGGGTCTGCTCGGCGGGCTTGAGCACCGAGCAGTTGCCCGCGGCCAGCGCCGGGGCGAGCTTCCAGGCGGCCATCAGCAGCGGGAAGTTCCAGGGGATGATCTGCCCGACCACGCCCAGCGGCTCGTGGACGTGATAGGCGACGGTGTGCTCGTCGATCTCGGCCATCGAGCCTTCCTGGGCACGGATACAGCCGGCGAAGTAGCGGAAATGGTCGGCGGCCAGCGGGATGTCGGCGGCCAGGGTCTCGCGCACCGCCTTGCCGTTGTCCCAGCTCTCGGCCACCGCCAGCATCTCCAGGTTGGCCTCGATCCGATCGGCGACCTTGAGCAGCAGGTTGGAACGCTCGGTGACCGAGGTCCGCCCCCAGGCCGGTGCGGCGGCGTGGGCGGCGTCGAGCGCCAGGGCAATGTCGGCAGCATCGGAGCGGGCCACCTGACAGAACACCTGGCCGTTGACCGGGCTGACGTTGTCCAGGTAACGGCCATTGACCGGG
Coding sequences within:
- the exaC gene encoding acetaldehyde dehydrogenase ExaC — its product is MIYANPGDPGAVVRFAERYENFIGGEWVAPVNGRYLDNVSPVNGQVFCQVARSDAADIALALDAAHAAAPAWGRTSVTERSNLLLKVADRIEANLEMLAVAESWDNGKAVRETLAADIPLAADHFRYFAGCIRAQEGSMAEIDEHTVAYHVHEPLGVVGQIIPWNFPLLMAAWKLAPALAAGNCSVLKPAEQTPASIMLFMELIADLLPPGVINVVNGLGEEAGQALATSERIAKIAFTGSTPVGQHILRCAADKLIPSTVELGGKSPNIYFSDILRHEDDYLDKCVEGLVLAFFNQGEVCTCPSRALIQEDIYEDFIGRVIERAARIKRGNPLDTDTQVGAQASQEQFERIMSYLDIGREEGAEVLIGGGAECLEGCLSTGYYVQPTLLKGRNDMKVFQEEIFGPVVGVTTFRDEAEAIAIANDTEFGLGAGVWTRDTNRAYRASRAIQAGRVWVNCYHAYPAHSAFGGYKKSGIGRETHKKALDHYQQTKNMLVSYSTSPLGFF